Part of the Bacillota bacterium genome, GGCGGCCCGGCTGTGGGCGGTGCTGACCGTTTACGGAATCGTGGCGGCGGCCGCGGCGTTTTTGTTACGCAGCACGGGCATCGCTGTTGGCGGCGCCCTCGTCTACTATTTCGTCGAGGCGCTGGTGTCCAGCCTGATCGTCCAGTCGCGGGGGTGGCTTGCGGAGATTCGCCCCTACCTTTTGGGCAACGTGGCCAACTCGCTGGTGATGCGGCACAACCCCTTCGTGGAAGCCACCGTGGGAGCAGCGAGGCCCGGCGCCAGCTCCGTCCCGGAGATGCTTGATCCCGCGGTGGCCTGGATCGTGCTGATCGCATACGGTGCAACCTTCGTCCTGCTGAGCCTGCTTGCTTTCTGGCGCCGGGACCTCCCCGTGTGAAGCGGGAAGCAGGCACCGGGAAAACCTCGTTTTTCGTCTCCCGGTCCCTCTGAAGGGGCCAGGCGGCCGCGGATGGCCCCGAACGCATGTTGCGCCCCGACAGGTCGTGCCTTATAATGCAACTGCTCTCAATATCTTGTGGCGGGCAGGTGTTCGACTGTGCAGGGAAAGCACTATCGCTGGGGCCCCATGCAGGAGCTCATCTTCCTTGACCGGTACAGCCCGAAGGCTGCCCGTGAAGACATCCAGGTCGGGGACACCGTCGTGGTGATGACCAGCGATGACCGGCGCTACCCGGCCAAGGAGGTCGGGATCGTCGAGGCTGTGGAGGGGGACGAGGTCGCCGTCCGCCTCAAGGTGAGCGGCGAGGTGATCCGGCGCCCGCGCAGCCGCTGCGACAAGCCCCTCGAGACCCGGCCTGAACAGATGTGGGACAGGCTGGCGAGAGCCGCCGTCGAGGTCGAGGCGCCGGAGCGGCGCGAGGAGCTCCAGCGCGAATTCCGCTGGCTGCTCGACGGCTTCCGCTTCGTGCCGGGCGGGCGCATCAACCTCATGCTTGGTTCCGGGCAAAACTTGACCGCCTACAACTGTTACGTGATACCGGTGCGGGGGCGCACCCCGGATGTGCCGGCCGACTCGAGGCACGCCATCATCGACACGCTGGGCAGCATGGTGGAGACCATGGCCCGAGGCGGCGGGGTTGGCATCAACCTGTCGGTGCTGCGGCCGCGCCTGGCGTACGTGAAGGGCGTCAACGGCAAGTCGTCGGGGTCGGTCTCGTGGGGGGCGCTTTTTAGCTTTGCCACAGGGCTGGTAGAACAAGGAGGTTCGCGACGCGGAGCTTTAATGCTAATCCTCAGCGTGTGGCATCCCGACATCATCGAGTTCATCAACGCCAAGCGAGACTTTTCGGCCATCACCAACGCCAACATCAGCGTGGGCATCACGGAGGAGTTCGAGCAGGCCCTGGGGCAGGACGCGGACTGGGAGCTGGTCTTCCCGGACACGACCGACCCGGACTACGACCGGCTGTGGGACGGCGACCTGAAAAAGTGGAAGGCCATGGGCAAGCCCGTTAAGGTGTACCAGCGGGTGCGGGCGCGGGACCTGTTCCGACAGATCGTCGAGTCGGCGTGGGCCTCAGCCGAGCCGGGCTTCGTGCGGCTGGACTATGCGAATAAAATGTCGAACTCGTGGTACTACGCGCCGCTCGTCTCCACGAATCCCTGCGGTGAACAGCCGCTTCCGCCATGGGGCGTCTGCCTTCTTGGGCACCTCAATTTGGCCCGGTTTGTTGAAAACAGCGAGGTCAAATGGAACGAGCTGGGCAGGGCGGCGAGACTGGGCGTCCGGTTCCTGGACAACGTCATCGACATCACGCCGTACTTCTTCGAGGAAAACGAGCGCCAGCAGAAGATGGAGCGCCGCGTCGGCATGGGCACCATGGGCCTGGCTGAGATGCTCATCCACCTCGGAATTCGCTACGGAAGCCCTGAGGCGGTCGAGTTCGTGAACAGGCTGTACGCGTTCATCAGCAGAGAGGCGTACCTGGGTTCGGTTGAACTGGCGAAAGAGAAGGGCCCGTTCCCCATGTTCGATGCGGAGAAGTTCCTGCGGTCCGGATTCATGCAGACCATGCCAGAG contains:
- a CDS encoding adenosylcobalamin-dependent ribonucleoside-diphosphate reductase; the encoded protein is MQGKHYRWGPMQELIFLDRYSPKAAREDIQVGDTVVVMTSDDRRYPAKEVGIVEAVEGDEVAVRLKVSGEVIRRPRSRCDKPLETRPEQMWDRLARAAVEVEAPERREELQREFRWLLDGFRFVPGGRINLMLGSGQNLTAYNCYVIPVRGRTPDVPADSRHAIIDTLGSMVETMARGGGVGINLSVLRPRLAYVKGVNGKSSGSVSWGALFSFATGLVEQGGSRRGALMLILSVWHPDIIEFINAKRDFSAITNANISVGITEEFEQALGQDADWELVFPDTTDPDYDRLWDGDLKKWKAMGKPVKVYQRVRARDLFRQIVESAWASAEPGFVRLDYANKMSNSWYYAPLVSTNPCGEQPLPPWGVCLLGHLNLARFVENSEVKWNELGRAARLGVRFLDNVIDITPYFFEENERQQKMERRVGMGTMGLAEMLIHLGIRYGSPEAVEFVNRLYAFISREAYLGSVELAKEKGPFPMFDAEKFLRSGFMQTMPEDVRQAVGKHGIRNVTLLTQAPTGTTGTMAATSTGIEPYYAWSYWRQGRLGRKEIFEPIVQEYLEAHPELGGDLKKLPPYFVTALQLTPEEHVRMQAAIQRWVDSALSKTANLPSHYTVEQTLELYQVAMKLGCKGVTIYRDKSRDEQVLMAKDEGTPGSEQTTVVPAQVMTVRRETTPAGSPLDVEPKAVIGEVPEEVEGFTYRQKTMVGTARVVVNEYPKGQPFETIIVLGKGGMDITADAEAIGRLISLYLRTPSPISNLEKLALVVEQLRNIGGAQPFGYGPNKVLSMPDALAKALERYLNTRRSETGAAPGIEEPQALTSAQVPGEEGAARPPGVVREDQPAERSEARASAAGGTEREGSAGQVGGLRGAAEGRAAGTEGVESAQELERARGGAEGRASGAREVGDPGLQAPAVMLTQPGEAATKHNGHHRSLAGADICPMCGQAQYVRIEGCGYCQNCGYSRC